The genomic DNA GCTGTAGGAGCTCTCGAAGATTCACCCCTACTCGGATCCTCCTTGTCGGCATGGTATGGTTTCAAAAAGCTCACACGAAACACTGGGTGAATCTCTAAGTGTAATGGGAGTCTTACCCGATATGCTAGCTTGCCGATCCTCTTTTCCATCGGAAAGAGCCTTTCATACCTTCGTACAAGGCCCTTATGCAAATGTGAGAAAGTGTGGACTTGATGGGGAATGAGCTTTACCATTATTAAGTATCCCTCCTTGAAGTCACGGTGCTTTCTCTTCTTATTTGCccatttcttcatcttcttagCTGCCTTAGCCAAGTAGGATTGTGCTAACTCTGCATTTTCTTTCCAACCCTTGGCGAATTTGTAAGCAACCGGACTTTTTCCACTATAACTTGTGGCCAAGGTGTGTGGAGTCATCGATTGTTGCCCCGTTGCTAGCTCGAACAGGCTTGTCCTTGTGGACTCACTCTTCTGCAAGTTATACGAGAATTGGGCAATACCTAGCAACTTCACCCAATCCCGCTGGTTGGCACTTACATAGTGCCTAAGGTAAATCTCCAATAAGGCATTCATCCTCTTCGTTTAACCATCAGTTTGCGGATGAAAACCTAACGAGAAGTTGAGCTCGGACCCCAATATCTTGAATAGCTCCTTCCAGAACCTGCCAGTGAAGTAGGTGTCTCGATCGCTTATTATTGTTTGTGGAATCCCCCAATACTTCACCACATGACAAAAGAATAACCTTGCTGCATCTTCCGCATTGAACTTAATCGGCATGGGGATGAACACTCCATACTTGCTGAAGCGATCCACCACAACCATGATGTTGCCACACCCATCCACCTTTGGTAAGCCCACAATGAAGTCCATGGAGACACTCTCCCATGATGGCCATGATCATGATCAATGGCTCTAGCAATCCTGCTGGATGGCCATGATCAATTTTGTCTTGTTTGCACACAAGACAAGTCTTCACATAAAGCCCAACACATCGTCCTTCATTCGTGGCCAATAGTATGCATCCTTTACAAGTGCCATAGTACGATGCATACTTGGGTGTCCCGCCCATTTGGAATTGTGGCACTCCTTGATGATCTCCTTCCTCAAGCCTCCCCACTTTGGCACATAAAGGTGATCTCCTTTGGTGATGAGCAATCCATCCCTTAGCCAAAATTGGCGAGTCTTCCTTTGCTTCGCCAATTCTCCCAAACTCTTGGCTTACAAATCATACTCAACTCTCTCCTTAATGCTATCTACCAAAGGAAATTGTGGCTGAGTGATGGTAGCTAGCTTAACCTTCCTAAGTGCATTTTCTACCAAGTTGGCCTTCCCTGGTTTGTACTCCATCACGAAATTGAATTCGGCCAAGAAATCTTACCATCTACCTTGCTTCGGCATTAACTTTTTCTGCTTGAGGAAATAATTGGTAGCCACATTATCAATCATCACAACGAACTTGGATCCCAACAAGTAATGCCTCCAAGTTTGCAAGCAGTGCACCATCGCGGTTATCTCCTTTTCTTGGACGATATAACGACGCTCGGTGTCATTGAGCTTTCTACTCTCATAGGCAATTGGGTGGCCATCTTGCATTAACACTCCCCCAATCGCAAAGTCAGAAGCATCTGTGTGCACTTCGTAACTCTTGGTGTGATCAGGGAGAGCCAGCACAGGTTCTTCCATTACGGCTCTCTTTAACGTCTCGAATGCTTCTTGGCATTTCTCATCCCAATCCCATGGCTGATTCTTCTTAAGCAAATCTGTCAATGGGGCTGTTATGGAAGAGTAGCCCTTAATGAACCACCTATAGTAGTTGACCAAACCTAGGAAGGATCTCAACTCTGGTACCTTCCTTGGTGGTTCCCAATCTTGTATTGCTTGCACCTTAGCTGGATCCATGCAGAGTTTGCCCCTTCCAACAATGTGCCCCAAGAATGTGACTTCTTGTTGTGCAAATGCACACTTTTCATTTTTCACATATAGCTCATTCTCCCTTAGCACCTGGAAGACTTGTCGCAAGTGTTGGATGTGTTCTTGTAGTGTTTTACTATACACCACAATATCATCCAAGTACACCCCGACAAAGCGATCCAAGAACGATTGGAAGACTTTGTTCATAATTGTGGGGCATTAGTGAGACCAAAGGGCATAACTAAGAATTCGAATGAGCCATACCTAATAACACATGTCGTCTTGGGCTCATCTCTTTCAGCAATCCTCACTTGGTAATAGCCTGACCTTAGATCTAATTTGAAAACCATCGTGCATCACCAAGCTGATCGAATAGGTCAGCGATGAGTGGGAtgggatacttgttcttcattGTGATCTTGTTGAGCGCCCGATAGTTAACACACAATCGGAGTGACTCATCGTGCTTCTTTTGGAACAACATAGGTGCTCCATATGGTGCCTTCAACGGTTGGATGTACCCCGCATCCAACAATTCCTTCAATTGCATCCTTAACTTCTCTAATTCTGGAGGTGCCATGCAGTAAGGTACCGCAGCAGGGGGCTTAGTTCCCGGCTCTAATTCAATGTGATGATCCACCTCTCTCTTAGGTGGTAATCTCTTTGGCAAGTCGGCAGGCATGACATCTTTGAATTCTTGAAGGACCCCATCAATCTCCTTTGTTAGTTGGCTTGGACTGCTAGATTCGTTCACCTTTATTGCAACAAGGAAATGTGGTTGTGCCTTCTTTACGCCTTTGGAAAGTTGCATGGTTGAACTTGTCTTGGCTTGGAGACTTGCTTCTCGCGACAAAGGTACCATACATGTATTCCCTTCCTCTAAGATACACATTGTGTTGGCGAAAGGGATAGGCACGGCCTTAACTCGATCCATGAACTCCATGCCAAGTATTATAGGATAATCATCCATTGGCACAATAGAAAAGTCCATAAGGCCAGACCACTCACCTAAGCACACCTTCACTTCGCGAGCAACACCAAAAACTAATTTGGGCTCGGAGTTGACTGCCTTAAGCCATCCTTGTTCCTTCTCGTAATTGATGCCAAGTCGGTCAGCTTCCTTCACTTCAAGGAAGTTGTGGGTAGCTCCTGTATCTACCAAAGCATGAACCTCGCGCCCACTAACCTTGGTTGTTACATACAATTGTCCATTTTTCTTAGATTTGGGTATATTCACCTTGGCTTTGATGGCATTAAGGATCTGCAAAGAATCTATCTTAGTCTCCTCATATTGCTGTGGTTGCTCATCCGTTGACTCAATTAAGGCTGAAAGTTTACTCCTTTTTAGGCAATCCCTTGCCATATGCAGCCCTTCACAAAGGAAACACTTCAAATGTGGCCTTCCACTTCCTTTGTTATCTCTATTGCTCTTTTGACCCTTGTTAAAGTCTGCCTTGGACTTTACCATATCATTTGTTGCCTGCTTGCTTTGATGGCTATCTCCCCCACCTTTGCCCTTAAAACTCTTTTGTGGCTTGCTTTTCTCAGGCTTCTTGAACTTGATGAGGGATTCGACAATAGCGATGACAGTGTCAAGGTCTTGGGCTCCCCGTTGTTGGATCTCCAACCTCGCCCATGTTTGTAGTCCATCCATGAAGGCAAAGAGGGCCTCATTATCgaggaagtaagggatctccaaGATCAACTCAGAGAACTCCTTAACATACTCCCTAATACTGCCTCGTTGTGTCAAGCGTCGAAGCTTTGCCCTAGCTTCATTTTCGGCATTCTCCAGGTAGAATTGCCAGTCGAGTTCCTTCTTGAACTTATCCCTAGTGGTAATGTTGCAAAGGCCCCTATCCATCTCGCCATGTCTCCTCCTCTACCATACCATCACAGTGTCTTCTAGGTAGAGGGTTGCACGGTCAATTTTCTTGGCATCGTCCATGATGCCAACACTTCTAAGTATTGCTTCAAGCTCTAAAGGAAATTATCAATCTCCTTCGCATACCTTAACCCCTTATATGCCTTGGGCTTAGGAACTTCCACCTTCGAAGGAGTTGGAGTTGAGGGCATGGCAGTAACTCCCCTCTTTGTGACCGCTATTTTACAAAGGGTCCAATCTCCTTTAACATCCCCCAACTCGGTAGCCAATTTTGTGACCTCTTCCCTAAGAGTCACGATCTCACTCCTAAGGGCATTAATATCACCAATGAGAGAGTATTTAAGGTCCTGTCCTTGGCTAGCACATGATTCAACCACCACGTTCAAGGATCATTGTATCTCCCCGCGAAGCTCCTCTTGTCCACCTTCGAGCTTCTCAATGCGTTGGCCTAACTCCTCGAACTCATCTATCCGATCGACCATAGCAAGCTCCACTCTAGCGAGTCTTGCGTTCATGTCTGCCAGGACATCCCTAGACTTCTCCCTATGATTCTCGTTGCCCTCGGGATTTTTCATCTCCTTTTCCCTTCCCTCGTGGATGCTAACATCACTGCCACTTGACATCTCCCTTGTTGGCTATTAGCATAACTGAAATATCCTCCCTTAAGATGAatcttggctctgataccaactgtcaTGGGCTTGGACTTTTCCCAACGACCGTGCGGCACTTAGTTGCAATCTGTCACGACCAAGTCAGCCTATCCTCCAAACAAGCTATAAAGATAGCTAGAGAACTTTAGAAGGTAAGAGTGATGTGGAAACAAATGAAGAATACTTGAAAGGAAGCTTGGAAAGCAAATAACTTCTATTGCTTTAAAGAAGGTTTTACAAGGCTTCTAATTTGGCTTCATACTTACAAATGAATGCCTACTCCTATTTATAGCTTTCCACCTCCTCAATGGACGATGAAGATCAATTTGATCTTACGGTAGTTATAGTTCCTCCAGAAACTTCTCCCATATTCTAGAATATTCTATAACTCTATAAGGTTCCATGGTGTTCTAGAACCTTCCAAATTATTCTAAACTAATCTAGATTTTTTTTAGACTAGTCTACACATTTCTAGAGTCTTTTGGAATATTCTAGAATGTTATAAGGAATTTCGAAACATTTTAGAACTTTCTAAAATCTTCTAATTTACGTAATATACAACACCAAGAAGGTATTTTTAACCTAATCCAAATCTCCATTGAGCAAAATTGGGGCGGAATGTGACATTATGCAGCGGTCGAACCGCTAAGCCAAATGATTGGTATACCTCTCAACCCATCGGATCATTCATCTTTATTAATGTTAATTTCAGGTCCGCTTGTATAGACCACTATTACGTCAGCGTCCCAATCCGCAGAAGGAGAAGGCCCAACACATGCCAATCCCCTGCACGTGAGCCCTCTcctttaaattattaaattgaagGGTAGGTGTACCCCCGGATCTCACAAGAATCCGGTGCAACCAGCAGTCTTTGTCTTTCCCACAtttcattaatatataataatatgttatatattaaataaacaaatctGTAGAtgataaatatacataaaagttttgtataaaatttcGCCATCAAcgttgttttttcctttttttttctggtgagcaaaattatattaaatggaaaagaaaaaaaattcagcaATAAAGTATTGGAATccaaattaaacatatatttgGATGAATTCTTTAAGACAATAAGCATTTAGCTTTTTACACTCTAATGAGACAAAATTTACTTGTGAATAAAGCCCTATTCTGAAGAACATCTTTAAGTATCATGGgaaaagataatcaatttttaacCAACTTTTAATGATCTGATGGAGCAAAATTGCCATTATACGAGATATTGATAAAGATTGAACCTTTTGTTTCCATCTAAAGAGATTGAATAGTGGCAGCTAGAATATATACCAATATAAAGTAAATCCCCCCCAAAAcagctgaaaaaaaaaaaaaaaaactaaattttaaaaagttacaTTAGAGCCCAATCTTTTCTTAACATAcgagagaaaaaacaaaattaacgGACATTATCCATACAAAATTGCGAGAACAACATCAATATTTCCGAGCTGAGCCTCTTTGCTAACTACCTTTCAAACTCTCTTTACCTAAGACTTGTGGCCTATGCCATGACACCTACCTTCAAAGCAGCACCCGTCACAAGCCAACCGAATTCCCTTCGTtcaatttctaatatatatgtcCTACCCCAATTCACTCACATTGATGGTAGGGTAACTAAGCCAAGAACAGCCAGTAGCTTCGATCGGAAACCGCCATGAACAGCGCCACCGCGGAGCCTCTACTGAACAACGAAAACCACCGCGTCGAAGAGAATGTTAAGGCGGTGAGCGTGGTGAGGGAGTTCGGCGAGGAGTCGAAGAGGCTGTGGAGAATCGCGGGGCCGGCGATTATGACCGCCATATTTCAGTACTCGCTCGGGGCGATCACTCAGACTTTCGCCGGCCTGGTCAGCGAGATCGACCTCGCCGCCGTCTCCATCGAGAACTCTGTCATCGCCGGCTTTTCCTACGGCGTCATGGTAAGCTTAATCATAATAATCAGTTAcctatttaatttcatttgaaaTGTTTCCCTTTTcgccgggggggggggttggaaaCAAGAAGAATTGTTACCCTTTTGGGTccaaaatgacattttataGAAATGTTATTAACATATTGTTGGTGTTTGAGATAATATTTCTGTCAAAAAAGTACTTCCACAATCTAAAATATGGCCAAGAGTAAATGTCATTGACTTGTACCAATAGCTTGGCTTTTGTCGACTTTTCTGGGAATTGTTAATGCTACCCTGCCCCCATAATCCATTCGGATGACCTATGATCCTAATTGACAATTGTCTCAACTTGTTATAAAAGACTGCTTTCGTATCTTAGTCAGTGTAGCTCATATTCCTTAAAGAggataataatttatatctgTTATATGTCTATAAACTCTCATTTTCAACCTTAAAACTTTATTTGAAGACTTTTAATCATTTTCATTcaagagaaagcaaaaaaaaattgagtaataCTATTCATCTTCAATAGAAATGAACAATAATCCATGTGGTAGTTATATGGTAATATTTGATTGGCATTATAATAAAATCTATTGAGTGTTCTTTCATTTTTGTCAACCAAACTGTGAACAttactcaaaaaaattaaacttgtaAACTGAGAATTTGCACTTCTAATTACGAGACATTATTATAAATTCAGATTACTATTTGGATTCTTAAATAGGGGTAATTAATGTAGAATGATTGGGCAAATGAACTTTATTGAgtcgattattaattaattaattacttcatgTTGGGTTTTGATTAATGCAGCTGGGAATGGGCAGCGCTTTGGAGACGCTATGCGGGCAAGCATTCGGTGCGGGACAGCTCAGAATGCTTGGCGTGTACATGCAGCGATCGTGGGTCATCCTGCTGACCACTGCGTGTATTATCGTTCCCGTCTACGTCTTCTCTACTCCTATTCTTGAGCTCGTCGGCGAGACCACCGAGATCTCTGAAGCCGCAGGTCCACCCAAtaatctctctttcttctctctttcgtAGATTCTTGAGTGCTTAATTACTTGGCGGTGCGACGAAATGCAGGAAAGTTCGCCTTGTGGATGCTTCCGCAACTGTTCGCATATGCCATGAACTTCCCGATACAGAAATTCCTGCAAGCGCAGAGGAAAGTTCTGGTAATTACGTGGGTGTCGGGCATAGTGCTGGTGCTCCACGTGTTCTTCAGCTGGCTGCTGATTCTGAAGCTGGGATGGGGCCTGACCGGCGCCGCCATCGTCCTGAACGGCTCGTGGTGGCTCGTCATAATCGGCCAATTGCTCTACATCTTCATCACCAAGTCCGACGGCGCTTGGACCGGATTCACTTGGCTTGCTTTTGCCGACTTGTGGGGCTTTGTCAAGCTCTCTCTGGCTTCTGCCGTT from Diospyros lotus cultivar Yz01 chromosome 4, ASM1463336v1, whole genome shotgun sequence includes the following:
- the LOC127800751 gene encoding protein DETOXIFICATION 33, whose product is MNSATAEPLLNNENHRVEENVKAVSVVREFGEESKRLWRIAGPAIMTAIFQYSLGAITQTFAGLVSEIDLAAVSIENSVIAGFSYGVMLGMGSALETLCGQAFGAGQLRMLGVYMQRSWVILLTTACIIVPVYVFSTPILELVGETTEISEAAGKFALWMLPQLFAYAMNFPIQKFLQAQRKVLVITWVSGIVLVLHVFFSWLLILKLGWGLTGAAIVLNGSWWLVIIGQLLYIFITKSDGAWTGFTWLAFADLWGFVKLSLASAVMLCLEFWYLMVLILITGRLPNSLIAVDAVSVCLNIQGWDAMIAIGFNAAISVRVSNELGAGKPREAKLAVMVVSVTSITIGIVCMAVVLATKDYWPYLFTSSDAVAEETTKIAVLLAVTVALNSLQPVLSGVAVGAGWQHIVAYINIGCYYIVGLPAGILLGFTLGLGVMGLWGGMLGGICLQTLILIVITSITNWNKEAAAAETRVKEWGGAIADQ